Proteins encoded together in one Musa acuminata AAA Group cultivar baxijiao chromosome BXJ3-6, Cavendish_Baxijiao_AAA, whole genome shotgun sequence window:
- the LOC103986688 gene encoding probable protein phosphatase 2C 59, which produces MGHLNSVGGIQADGAPVSGGGLSQNGKFSYGYASSPGKRSSMEDFYETRIDGVDGEIVGLFGVFDGHGGARAAEYVKEHLFSNLIKHPKFISDTKSAIADAYSHTDSEFLKSEISQNRDAGSTASTAILVGDRLLVANVGDSRAVICRGGKAFAVSRDHKPDQTDERQRIEDAGGFVMWAGTWRVGGVLAVSRAFGDRLLKQFVVADPEIQEEVIDNSLEFLILASDGLWDVVTNEEAVAMIQPIEDPEQAAKRLLQEAYQRGSADNITCVVVRFLAGQENTGTVQQ; this is translated from the exons ATGGGTCACTTGAACTCTGTGGGTGGGATTCAGGCGGACGGCGCTCCAGTCAGCGGTGGAGGGCTCAG TCAGAATGGGAAGTTCAGCTATGGGTATGCAAGCTCTCCTGGGAAAAGGTCTTCAATGGAAGACTTTTACGAAACAAGAATTGATGGTGTTGATGGAGAAATTGTTGGCTTGTTTGGAGTTTTTGATG GTCATGGTGGTGCTCGAGCAGCAGAGTATGTCAAAGAGCACCTCTTCAGCAATTTGATTAAACACCCCAAGTTCATTAGCGATACCAAGTCAGCTATAG CTGATGCATACAGTCATACTGACTCAGAGTTTCTGAAATCTGAGATTAGTCAAAATCGAGATGCTGGCTCAACTGCTTCCACTGCCATCCTTGTTGGTGATCGTTTGTTGGTTGCAAATGTTGGAGATTCTAGGGCTGTTATATGCAGGGGAGGGAAGG CATTTGCTGTCTCGAGGGATCACAAGCCCGATCAAACAGATGAGAGACAACGGATTGAAGATGCTGGAGGCTTTGTGATGTGGGCTG GAACATGGCGTGTCGGTGGTGTTCTTGCTGTATCACGTGCATTTGGTGACAGGCTCTTGAAGCAGTTTGTCGTTGCAGATCCAGAAATCCAG GAGGAGGTAATTGATAATTCCCTGGAGTTTCTTATCCTTGCGAGTGATGGATTGTGGGATGTTGTTACAAATGAG GAGGCCGTAGCCATGATACAGCCCATAGAGGACCCAGAACAAGCGGCAAAGAGACTTTTGCAGGAAGCGTATCAAAGAGGGAGCGCTGACAATATCACTTGTGTTGTGGTACGTTTCTTGGCTGGCCAGGAAAACACTGGAACAGTGCAACAGTGA
- the LOC135640088 gene encoding uncharacterized protein LOC135640088, giving the protein MTDGRNKRKMLDVQWGVEVAELHAGSCSECPTMDSFLRRHELESLRSTMLKHEEVFRHQVHELHQLYRVQRMLMAELRSEGLKLRYLANATLSTTTGAATTRLWSSTSTVTNVHQRKVSSMELNLCFDLEQPGEAVAAEERSTAAGKHREEERSSGGRRKWMDDESGVELTLSIGRGGGKNP; this is encoded by the exons ATGACAGATGGAAGAAACAAGAGGAAGATGCTTGATGTGCAGTGGGGAGTTGAAGTTGCAG AACTGCACGCGGGTAGCTGCAGCGAGTGTCCAACCATGGATAGCTTCCTACGACGACATGAGTTAGAATCGCTGAGGAGCACAATGCTGAAGCATGAAGAGGTCTTCAGACATCAG GTGCATGAACTGCATCAACTGTACAGAGTTCAGAGGATGCTGATGGCTGAGCTGAGGAGCGAAGGGCTGAAGCTTCGGTATCTCGCCAATGCAACTCTGAGCACGACGACGGGCGCAGCCACCACCAGACTGTGGAGCAGTACATCTACCGTCACCAACGTGCATCAGAGGAAGGTGAGCTCGATGGAGCTCAACCTCTGCTTCGATCTCGAGCAGCCTGGCGAAGCAGTGGCCGCCGAGGAACGGTCGACGGCCGCCGGAAAACACCGGGAAGAAGAGAGGAGCAGCGGAGGACGTCGTAAATGGATGGATGATGAGAGTGGCGTTGAGCTTACACTCAGCATAGGACGTGGCGGTGGTAAGAATCCATGA
- the LOC103986687 gene encoding serrate RNA effector molecule isoform X3, producing the protein MKDWHFTDWPDIGYGDYGDGPEVIQRGGLMSYKQFIQELEDDIFPAEAERRYEEYRSEYISTQKRAYFEAHKEEQWLKDKYHPTNLVAVIERRKEQARSVAKEFLLDLQSGTLDLGPGVTVSSTSKSGNGSEPNSEDEADTNGKRRRHNKGPAKENDLHSAALKAHPVSSEPRRIQADIEQAQALVRKLDMEKGLQDNVLSSSGHDKLDAEKSRGGSMGRIIIIRGLTTVKGLEGVELLDTLITFLWRIHGLDYYGMSETSELKGLRHVRADNKTHDGTNASGSDWEKKLDSFWLARLQGQDPLETLTAKDKIDAAATEALDPFVRKIRDEKYGWKYGCGAKGCTKLFHAPEYVHKHLRLKHPDLVIELTSKVREDLYFQNYMNDPNAPGGTPVMQQSALVKMQRRRPLLDNRLRDERGNRRDLDRNDRDDDRHDRSDNSPRDGNGSLEGENHEKLLYDAYGGQGLHGAFPSDIPPPLLLPVPGAGPLGPFIPAPPEIAMHMLRETGGSSSFESNGGSRGRKGRLGPQVSGPAPILPIPSAFRHDPRRIRSYQDLDAPDDEVTVVDYRSL; encoded by the exons GGGAGGTTTGATGTCATATAAGCAGTTCATTCAAGAACTTGAAGATGATATTTTTCCTGCTGAAGCTGAACGCAG ATATGAGGAGTACAGGTCAGAGTACATCTCCACGCAGAAGCGAGCTTATTTTGAAGCTCATAAAGAAGAGCAATG GCTGAAAGACAAGTATCATCCAACTAACTTGGTAGCAGTCATTGAAAG GAGGAAAGAACAGGCCAGATCTGTTGCAAAGGAGTTCTTGCTTGATTTGCAGAGCGGGACACTTGACCT TGGTCCTGGAGTAACAGTTTCATCAACAAGCAAATCTGGGAATGGTAGTGAACCAAACTCTGAAGATGAGGCAGACACTAATGGAAAACGAAGAAGGCACAATAAGGGGCCAGCAAAAGAAAATGATCTGCACTCTGCTGCCCTTAAGGCACACCCAGTCAGTTCTGAGCCTCGGAGAATTCAAGCTGACATTGAACAAGCTCAGGCCTTGGTCCGTAAACTTGACATGGAGAAGGGTCTACAGGATAATGTCCTCTCTAGTAGTGGTCATGATAAGTTGGATGCAGAGAAATCTCGTGGGGGATCCATGGGGCGAATTATCATTATACGTGGCCTGACTACTGTCAAGGGCCTTGAAGGTGTCGAATTGTTAGATACTTTGATCACATTTCTGTGGCGCATCCATGGATTGGATTACTATGGCATGTCTGAGACATCTGAATTAAAGGGTCTTCGACATGTTAGGGCTGACAATAAGACTCATGATGGAACTAATGCTAGTGGATCTGACTGGGAGAAGAAACTTGATTCATTTTGGCTGGCAAGATTGCAAGGTCAGGATCCCTTGGAAACATTGACAGCCAAAGATAAGATTGATGCAGCAGCTACCGAGGCCCTAGATCCTTTTGTAAGGAAAATACGAGATGAAAAATATGGCTGGAAGTATGGATGTGGAGCTAAGGGCTGCACGAAACTTTTCCATGCTCCCGAATATGTTCATAAGCATCTTAGACTGAAACACCCAGACCTTGTGATCGAGCTCACCTCGAAAGTTCGAGAGGATCtgtattttcaaaattatatgaa TGATCCCAATGCACCAGGCGGGACACCTGTCATGCAGCAGTCTGCATTG GTGAAAATGCAAAGACGGAGGCCACTGTTAGATAACCGCCTTAGAGATGAACGTGGCAATCGCAGAGATCTTGACAGGAATGATAGAGATGATGACAGGCATGATAGGTCTGACAACTCCCCTCGCGATGGCAATGGTAGCTTGGAGGGGGAGAATCATGAGAAACTTCTATATGATGCTTATGGTGGACAAGGCTTGCATGGGGCATTTCCTTCGGATATTCCTCCTCCATTGTTGTTGCCTGTTCCTGGTGCTGG GCCACTAGGACCTTTTATCCCTGCCCCACCGGAGATTGCCATGCACATGTTGAGGGAGACTGGTGGGTCATCATCATTTGAGTCTAATGGTGGATCTCGTGGTAGGAAGGGAAGGCTTGGTCCACAAGTGAGTGGTCCAGCTCCAATTCTTCCTATACCTTCAGCATTTCGGCATGATCCCCGTCGAATAAGAAG TTACCAAGATCTTGATGCTCCAGATGATGAAGTGACCGTTGTAGACTATAGGAGTTTATAG